The Dermacentor silvarum isolate Dsil-2018 chromosome 7, BIME_Dsil_1.4, whole genome shotgun sequence genomic sequence cgcgaaaagtcattagcagtcggaaaggcatcgctacaaaataccggcccaagtcACCCTATTCATTCTGTTACCTGCAATCAGAAAAGCTACAACCCCCGATCGCACACAGCTGCGCTTTTGCCCGTTGCTTTAAAGGGCTCCTAGGAGGAAGGAGGAGGAAGACagaaggccgggaggttaaccagaatagcGTCCGGTTTAAAAGAGTTGCATGTTGGGCTACTTGATATTTTGACacaagaaccatcttgaaatggcGCGCAACCGGACGGCACAACCGAGAGGAAGACGAACCCTGCGTtagtcttcctctctgttgtgccgtcccgttgcgagccatttcaagatggttcttatgtcaaaacggccggttggctaccctacaccgggaaAATGGAAAAgaggaacacaaagatgacaggcagagagaagaggaaaagaaagtgcTCATAAATACATGCTTTCGTCAGAGATTTATTAGACTGGAAGACAGATGTATCTACACAGTATACAGTAGTTGTCGGTTGTGCTTGTTCGTGTTGTTTATAAACTGTTGACGAATGGGTAGCTATCGGCTATCTCAGACCCAGCTATCCCATTACGTAGTCAAAAATTGAAGCCAACATTTTCCATATAGAAAACGCACGCACGTTCAATAGATACAGCGTTTCACGGTAAAAATAGTCGCCGCGTCCGACTCTTCTTAATACGCAGCGTTGCCTAATAATTTATCGTGCGACGTGAAATATTTTTTCGGTGGTTTCGGCACAACTTAGGCCTCGATGTCACTTGAATCTGAGCTTGAGCACTCAATATAAGAGAGATAAAAGAAAGAACTAAAAAAAGCTGGTAGGCGATTCGACCAATTCAGCCTCCAGTGGAAGTCGATGAAAGACAGTCTTCCTGAGCGAGTTGCGGGTGAGATAGGGGAGGGCTCATTGCGCACCGAACTTTATCCCGTCACTCCTCGCGTGAATGGGTTAGGAGCAGCGTCGGACTCAAATGTATCTGCTGCATATCTTCAGGATTGGCCCAGATTTGGAGCCATGCGGACGTGGTAATTAATTTTAAATATTTTCGTGATTTGACATGTCCGATctacgatctgattacgaggaacgcctttgaggggggggggggcataattGTAACAGTAACGGGCTTCTAGAGGTCCTCTGTTAGAAGCCAGCCGTTGGACAATTTTCTGCTttatccgccgcggtggctcagtcagctaaggcgttgcgctgctgagcacgaggtcgcgggatcaaatcccggccgcggcggccgcatttcaatggaggcgaaatgcaaaaacgcccgtgtgcttgcgttgtagtgcacgttaaagaaccccaggtggtgaaaattaatccggagccctccactacggtgtgcctcataatcagaactggttttcgctcGTAAAACCCTGGCCCTGGCCCTGGCCTCAACCTCTGATGTTAGCACTAGCACATAGGCAAAAGCATTTGTTGGGGTCTTAAAGATGCTTTCGTTGGGAGGAGGAAATTCACTGTTAACCGCGCAGACCGGTGTTGCACAGCTCTAGCACCCCGTTTCTGCGTACTTGTGTGCCATACCTTATGTGACGTATTGCGTATGCGCAGCACGTGAGTTCGACACCGTCCGGGCTGAGCATATGTTTCGTCAGGTGAGTCACGCGAGTGCGCCCTTGCGGACACGCAGTCCCTGTCTCATGTGGatctttttcttttcaaacaGCACCTGCGATGGCGCCAGCAGTTTGACGTGGACAGCTTGCTCACTGAGTATCAGGTGCCCAAGGTGAGTTCGTAAAGGCCTGTGTTTCACCTTACACTTCATCTTCACTTTGTACCACAATACGCCATTGCAATTTGCTCTATGCCGTAATGAATAAGCGCCATCTGCACTAACGAGTGCCCTTTAACTTTATCGATCCAGCTTGACGGCTTTTTGTTCCTATAGAACAGAGGCTTCACGGTTCCCATACGTTTCAAGGACTGGTGCAAGCACCTCATGTGGCATTGCATAATGAGGGTTAGCGTACCAATAGGCTGCATGGTGGTCAATGGGACGGCGCCCACTGACCTTCAGAAAACACTTGGAAAGGCACTGCTACTCGGTGAGGCTATAGTGAAGCTTGGACTGTTGTCCGAAGCTCGCTGGTGAGAAGGATAACAGGTGTTACTTATGGTGACCGAAACAATTAAAAACCGCCTTCGAGAGCAATTTCTAAAAGAAAGTTGACTGTTTCTGTCATCAGTATGGACAACAGTCACTGATTTCACAAGCTTCTGTGATTAGACTACAAAAAAGCAAAGACAAATGTGCATTCAGGCAGGGCGTTCCTGTGTAGTGAATTTCTCTACACTACTTTACGGAAGGAATGAAGCTTTCACTTCGACGCTGTTAATGTTTTAGTGTCTTTTCGGTGCCGAGTCGCTGGCGTGTAAGCACcgaggaaataaataaataaataaacaaacaaacaaataaataaataaataaataaataaataaataataataagtaGATTAGGGGGAGCATGTCAAAGGAAATTCAAAGAGACTAAccagaccggggggggggggggggggggggggggtggcacgtCGCGGGGAGGCCTTGAATGGGGCTTATgtgatcaaaagaaagaaaggagagtgAACACTCAGCGTGCGTGCATCCGGGGGGCACGTGCGGCCTTCAAACTGTCACAGAGGTCTGCTGATTACGAAAACTGCAGCAGTGAACGTGTCGCTTTCTGAGCTTTTGAAGCGTGCGGCCCACAGTTCATGCGCTCTTGTCACGTACTGAGTGTCCTACGTAACTTGAGTCAtacttttaaaatatgcaaatgccacgtagctggacagaaccaaggtaatgttgtttgccgtcgcttgaagatattatttcttgcattccacctaagtacataattagccttacttaattaatcaacttctcaaatattataattagatgaaaagtgtcaatgagaaaattggagggAATGTTCAACGTTCTGTTATATTTTGTACCAGCGGTGGCGGTAAAGCTATGTTGTTGCTGCAGGTGGTTTTAGCCTGGCCGTCACTGCCGGCAATCGGATGCGGGTCATGGCCGGCCATTGGCTATCCAGCGCTGGCCGTAGAGCTTGTTGTGCTTGGCCTAGCGGAAAGGTGCGGAGGACGAACGGTCGTATATTATGGGCATTCCTTGAACATCTGAGGTGGACGAAGCTCGCACGCAGTCTTATCCCGCACATTCAAGTCTGTCTCGCAGTTGTTGCAGTTCATATCGTTAGTCCGTCTTTCCTCTGCTCTTCCACATTTTAAGTAAACAGTATTAATAAAGCGATTCCAGGCCTCTCCGAAGAACGTTGCTGGAGCTGCGGGTGGTGGCTGATGCCTGCTTGCTGTTCATTAGGAAGGCTTTTCTTGGTGGCTGGCCTGTGGTGGCCCCTGGTGGCGGTGCTCAGACGGCTCGCTCTAAAAGGTGTATACTTCCGCGGCCGGAAATCAGGGGCCGAATCCTCGTAAGTTTTCTATTGGAAGTTTGCCACTGGCAGGCCGTCTTCGCTAATGATATCTCCAACATCCCAATTGGCTGTCATCTGCTCTTACGGACAATTCTAGCGGAAGTGCTTTTTTGAAGATAAGGCCTTCTTTGGCGACTTCATATTGATTTAGAGTTCGTGAAATCTGCATATGTGGCTACCACTTTATGGCCACTTGCGTCAAATTAAGGCGATTTCAGGCCTTCTAGCGCACACAGGACAACGAAAAAAACCGTACAAATTAAGCTTGGAACGAGAAAGTTGAAGCAAGCTAGCGTACAGATAAGTACGAAACAGTAATAATGCCCAATAAGCGCAAGAAGTGTCCAAGTTAAAACCAAACGCGCTCATTCAAACAGCGCGCGGCTAAAAAAACACAACCGGAAATGTGTTTTTACTTAACGAAAAATGTGGGCTGATGAAAGTGTTCTAAACAACAAACTTTGTGGTAGACTAATGCGCCCAAGAAGTTTCCTGTCTTTCTTCGATGTCAACTTCTGTTGACTCGTCTTCTTCAGAATAGGGTCCCAGGAGCACAACACCATGATACCACTTGCTTCTCTCATACCGATATAATATAGTAGAAAGATATTGACAGATGGTTCCTTGCAGGTGATGCGCGAACACTTTCCGGGAGGCATCCTCGACTGCAATCCGAAGGGACATCCAGTCTGGATAATAAATGTGGGCAGTGTAGACATTAAGGGTGAGTGAAGGCACATTTCCTTGCGGATGATTGAATGTTGGATGACTAATTACTCAATGCCCTGGCCGCAGTCAAATACTTCTTTCTCCGTGACCGCGGCAACAGCCGCATTCCCACCAACCTTGCTATACGCACTTAAAAAAATGTTGTAAGACATTTGTAACTGCAAGAAAAGAGTTCTTAACAGCAGTTCCCACCTCTCACAGACAGTTACGAACTTGTAACTAACAATTTACTAACGCTGGAGCCTTACTGGTGCAGTTGAGGCAAGTCATAATGTAATGGCTGCTACCTCACCTTGCCCTTGATGTATTGTGCTGCCTGTAGGTATAGTGCAACATTTAAATGAACAgtagttttttttattaatttggTTTAACATTTATGTCCTACGTCAAGGCGCAAATATAGGCGGTCATTAGGTCATACAAATTTATATGTatagaagcccgcaaatacacgcaaaattgccgtgcgactggccgctcgaggcagtttgcgtgtattcgcgggcttctttcaagctcggaaaaacacttcaatttagcacgtatggagcaatagaaagctgtatcgggagtttctcatgttgctttataatttactcattgacacttcatctaaatataatacttcagaagttgaataattaatactagttatgtaattatgcggaatgcaaaaataatgtgGGTTTttccaagcgacggtaaacaacattagcttggttctgtccagctacgtggcagtGTATTGCCACATGTCACCTGTGAGCGTTCGGCGCTAGAAAGGTACCGGCTTGGCatagaagaagaaaagaacacgTTTGAACTATTGCTCGGGAAGACTCTGGTTTTGCGAGCTGTTCGTGTACTTCACCCGTGACATACTGGTGGAGGCAGTCATTGCAGGCGGCGGCTCTTTCTAGCTGTGAGGGCCATCTCCAAAGTACCTGGAGTAGCGTCGAAAACTGGGCCAGAATgcttgtacccagcacctccgccCGTAGGTCGCAGGTGAAGTATATAAAGACCATGGCAAGCGCGCGTGCCTTTCTAGCGCGGAAGGCTCGGCAACAAAAATATCACAATGTAAAGCACCATATGCGAAAAACTTTCAACATggtgccttatatatatatatatatatatatatatatatatatatatatatatataggaaaatcagaagcacaacttcgcggttatcttaggtttattatgtacccaacagtttcggtcggtggaccgacctttttcaagggatatatatatatatatatatatatatatatatatatatatatatatatatatgtatctatGACGAAACGCACAAGGATGGTGCGGTGTAATGGTGGTgaaagaggaagatgaagattaAAGGAAGTGTTCGGGctaccatgtttgtctccgtccacCCGgctcgtggcctatcccccacagtgggttgtgccattgattgagacATCATCAtcacgtccgcaacctcctgctcgcgtcacacaagccGACAGGGAGAAGACCAGGCAGCCACATCATCAGCCGCACATCAACATGGAAGTCTTCCACGCCACAGTGTGAAACGCAAGCGCACAGCTACCTTACCAACACCAACCAGCATCCTGACCGCATCACCGCAAGCCTTGGACATAtccaagtacaccggatcagtggacgatgggcccgtggaagactggttccgcctcttcgagctccacgcatccgcGGTATCATGGTCGCAACGGGATATGGTCACCAACTTCAACGAATGCGTCACCGGTGAGGCCTTCCGCTTTTACCTTGCGCACATCTTCGAAAACGACGAATCGTGGACGAAAATTAAAGCAGAGGTGATCATCCGATTTCACGTATACATTGCAGATCCCTCTTTTAACCAACAACTAGAGGCATTTCAACTTTGTCGCTGCTGTCACCAGCAGCTTCCACTTAGTAATCATCATCAGTGCTAAACAAGGTCTCGTATGAGGAGATCATCGATGAGTTTCTCATGTCATGATCCTCGCGAGAAGACGACGCACAAACAAACACCTAGCATGATGATAACTACCACAGCGCAATCTTCGTCTACGCTCTCGACACGCCGCAGGAATCATGTCCCTGAACCATCTGACGCGTTCAGACCGTTGTCTTGTACGCATGGCCCACCACCAGGTTTCGCGTCACGAGACACTTCCAGGGCTGCAAAACAACGCCGCATCTCAAGTGATACTATTACTAATTGTGATGAATCTAAGCCGGCTTGCTATGCGACAATAGGTGAAAACGAAACGACCGCCAACATGTGCTCTTTTCACATGGTAGACAATGCCCTTTCATCAGCAGCGGATGAACAGCTCACACTAAAGTTCAAGCAGCTTCGAATATTATAAACACTTTTGCGCTTGCAAGAGCTCAACAAACCACTGACATTGCAGAAGCATCGGGGGCACCAGATGCCACACATTGCCAACAAACAGAAATATCTGCTCAGCACGAAGTCACATGGATGGCATCCTTAGAAGTGGCTTCTCAAGAAACTCAGACGTGGACTTCACCACGAGACAGCCCACAGCAGAAAGCGTTGTCCCAGCAACTCCAAGAACAAGTTCGGTTAACGCAAGGACGATTCCGACACAGACGACGACGATGTCGAAAAAGAGTGCCATTGAAAAAGCAggcacaatacaaaaaaaaaaaaaagacagctaagcACTAGTCATCTGAGCCGAAGAACAACTCGGCCAATATGTCGTTTTTCTAGGAATGAACATCGTCGAGGACGTCTTCAACACCAACAGTCAAGACACACCTAATACGACAAATGCGGAAATAGCGCAAGCAACGGCCAAAAGGACAGGTGCGATCTTCTGGCGCACTAAAGTAACAGAAACACCGCCTCAAATACTTCGCGCAACGAGCTCTTATTTCAGAAAACGCACACAACCCATCACCAGAAACGAGCCGACTTCATGCAAACGATCATGGGACTAGAAGTATCCGGCGCTGCATCCTTGCGCTAACATCCACTTTTGATATCCCACCAACAGAATGAAAACGTCGTTGTTTGCCCGGCATGTCCGTACATTTAGGACGCATTACAATGGTTCCTACCACACTCCAGCTGAGTTTGCAGTGATGTGGAGCCCTCTTGAGATCAGGGCCATAGAAAATCTGCCACTGCCGAACGTACTACCTGCTCCTAGACCAATCAGCGGGGCCACGCGATCAAGTTTCTGTCGGTTCGGGGTCGCGCTCCCAGGCTTCCGAACGCTATGACTGAAACATGACAATGTATTCCATGCGTTCGATTTCGACCAAACGAACGTAAATCACTCTGCGAGAGCGCAATAGAGTGCTCGAAAGCGGCCACTCGATGTTGCCATTTCTTGCCGGCGGAGAACAAACTTGCGCACGTGTGTGCGTGCAGTAATGGCAAGCTGCGCATGAGATAGGATGTTTTATATTTCTTTCCGCACGAAGCAGGCAAACAATGATTCCAACTGATTTAATGGGAAGCGGACAAACACGCCAATCTCTGAGCTAAATTTTATTTAAGAAAACGAGGGAGGTGTTTGCACGAAATCATGTTCTAAAGGCATTCGATCGAATGCGCAGGTCACTAATGGATTGTATGGATGGTCCCTGTAATCCTTCGAATCCGAGCGAAGAAATTGCGGAGGTCCTCTGGATCCAAGTATAGGAGATATCTTGCGCCCACCGAACACCCGGGTGCTTTTCCGAGCAGTCAGACGGAAGGAAGCGAAAGCCGAGGAAAACTTCGGTAACGCGGCCAACGCCGTCACCCACTTTAATCGTCGTCGCCGAGAACAGACCGAGCGTCCTCCTTCATCAGCGCAGCCACCGGAAAGGGAAACAAGACCGGGAAACGTGACACGGCAAACGTGACCGGAAAGCGACCAAATTTATCGGCTGCACCGACGGCAAAACTTGGAGCGCCTCTCGGCGCTCCCATCCGAACCATCTGAAACGACCATCCGAAGATGCCATTAGTGACAAGGCATTTTGAACGTGGACCATTTTTGCGAGTTACACTTCATGCGCAATCGCCATTTTGGTTTGTCTTAGCAATAGCTTATTTTCaccgcacgcacacgcacagacacgcacgcacaaacacgcacacacacaaagagacACACgcgcccacacgcacacacacacacaaatgtcaTATAACCTTTAGTGGTGCCTCCTGTATACGTCGAGTTCGTGCCGTTAAAGCCccttcacactaggccgacacggcaccaaTTTTGGTCTGCCAACTGTTGGCAACAGCAGTTATATGACGGAAAACGCGATGACCAACGCTTtacaggaaggaaaacgctgtcgccaacagtcggcagtcCTAAATCGGTGCAGTGTCGGCcgagtgtgaatgagcctttaccgTGGGGACCACACTGAACGGTCTCCCAGCAGTCGGGGTACGCCATATTTATTAAGTTTTCACTCGCGCTCCTGATTCGCACTGCTTGTGGATTTGGGTACACCAAAGTTGATTCTGATTGAATGTAAATGGTTTTCTCCAGTTGTGTAAGTATTGTACATTGTCAAACTTGTACTCCTGCAACCAATGCTTGCCGAAGCAAAAAGAATGACCGCCGAACATAACGAGGCACTGATTGCCTAAAAGTAGCTAAAAGTTAAGCACAAATTTAATTTAATAATACGAGCAATAAAAACTGGCATTGTCACTGGCCATCGTCAGGTTTGCattcctgttacacaggcccctagGCTATCAATATCCATCATGGCGACTTTGGTTGGCGTCCTGTATTTATGGCATTTATCAATTGTGCATGCAGGTTTCCTGCAGGTGCTAGCCCCGGCCGAGATTTGCCGGCACTGCGTGTACCTGCTCGAATTGCAGGAGAAGATCAAGAGGGACGCTTCGCGCAAGGTGACTAAAGCCAACTGCTATTCTCGCTTCATCTGCATGTTTCACGCGATACACACTCCATAGGGCGAGATGATTGATGCATACTTAATACTTATCGAGAAGTTATTTCGGAAATGTATAAACAGCTACGTAGCAAAATTTGTTGAAACCTTGTCAATTCGGTTACTGTCCTGGCAGTTCGACTTGCTTAGCTCTAATGCCATTAACCGATTAAATAAGGTGTTCTGTTGATAGCGGTAAATCCGTTAGCTCAGAATTTCTAGATTTTACTAAAGCTTTGACACTGTTAATCACGTCATTTTATTTACCAAACGAGAATCTTTAGGTATATCAGGTGCAGCTTTAATTTTTCTAAAGGGTTACTTACTTGACCGTGAGCAAACAGTTTGTGTAGCGGGCACTTGGAATATTCCGAGTTTAAGTTAGCACTCAAGGGGCACCACAGACCCCAATATTTGGACCATTGTTATATTGTATTTCCATTAACGACTGACCTGATTGCTTTAATTTTTCTAATAATGTTCTATATGTTGATGATACCACTATTTGTATGTTAGACAAGGCTTTAACAACTTTACTCCTTACCTGAACAATGAATTGACGAAAGTTGTAGAATTGTGTCAggtcaatcttttttttttaattttataccCTGTGAAAACTAAGTTCATGATTTTTTAAACAACACAGACGTTGCTGCCGTGTACACCCCAAGCAACCGCCTACAGTCATCTTATTCCTGTAGCGGACTGTGTATCATTCCTTCACATAAAATTAGATCCTAACTTGAAGATTCCTAGTCATATTGATTTTGTTAAACAAAAGCCGCATTTCGGTATGAGAGCACTGATTAAATCATGTACCCTTTTTTCAGTACACGCATAAGTATCTTTATGCTTTGCGTTCATGCATAGTCTCTCCTCTAACGGTATTGCTTCCTGGGGAAACACTTATAATTGTCACCTCTCGTCTATTCAACACATACAGAACCAGGCTTTTCGCATAAGTACCAAAACAGCTCTTTTTACTCTAATGCAGTGCCTGCTTCAGGTTAACTTTATTAGACATTTATCTGGCTCGTTTAAGTATCAGTTAAGTATTCTCTTTTTTAATACTTAACAAACAGCTTgcttacggatttgtaaactgcAGATTACTCATTAATACCAACAGCATTAAGTTTGCGTATAATTTGAACTTTCTACTACCTAAATTTAACACTATCTGTGGGAAAATGGCACCCTCGTTTTCAGCGTTAAAAATATAGAATGACTTACCACATTCACTTAAACAATCGTCATCTTTGAATGCATTCAAGCATGAATGGAAATGCTTTAATTTTGTGAATGGTTTCATGCACGATAATATGTTCTGCTGTATAGTTATGCTTTTTGAATATGTACTTCTTTTTGTTATCATTATGTATTGCATTTGGCGCATTCGTGTGTTTTCTTTGTACTTTTTAAAATTTGATGCGTCAAACCTTGTCATGTATGCAATTTTTTTAGCCGAGGGTCCCGTTGCACTCGTTGATTTTGGGACACCCGTCTGCGTACTATCCGTACACAATGAATGTTTGTTGAACTGATAATAAACTGAACTAATGATAGCGCgacgttttaacagcgaagctgtgaaagCTGGAagagaaacgtccgaagtccaCAGAAAACCTCCGCGCCGTtccctagcaacaaccaagccacagctgcgcaccacctggcccaacaTCGCCTAGCCGTGCATGTGCCGAAGAAGAAGCGATGATGTCACcccgcgttgcctagtaaccgccgcgctcgcttcgcccgacacaaaACACGGCTCCGCCGACCTCTGCCGCNNNNNNNNNNNNNNNNNNNNNNNNNNNNNNNNNNNNNNNNNNNNNNNNNNNNNNNNNNNNNNNNNNNNNNNNNNNNNNNNNNNNNNNNNNNNNNNNNNNNatgcatgcttttctatgtacagttccctatgtatgttcccatatgcatactgaaTACAATAAATGTTTATAGTTATTTCCAATAGTCTGCTTATTAAGACCCCCAGCAGTGAGCATGTATATATAAGCAGAATAGCATGGCCTGCCgtaacatagttggcaaaatgtagTCTCTAGCTAGTATATCGGGCTTCCCAgctattttagccaagctggtcaatgaaaataaCAGGTTAAAGAAGACACGGTGCAAGGTATACTGTCATAAAAGCACCTGCAGGTCAGATCTCTGAAAAGCTGCATTTACGCCATATGTCATAAAGTCGGATCTTATTACACCGTCTTTTTTAATatttcgttgaacagcttcgctaaatTTAAGTTAGATGGAACACTCTGTATCGACAATATCCGAcgaaaattgtaaggctgaagtgtATAGAGTAGCtgtagactgatctacaggaactgtCTATAGACCACAATCTACAAGacgtgtaaggccataagtccactGACAGGCTATAAACTGGTCTATCGGAATAGTCTATAGACACTCTATAGACATTGCATATACTTGTGTCTACAAGAgtagaactatataagcctatagacatttatctatagacattctatagacatttgtcttcaaaagtgaattttcattaatCTATAGACCGTCTTagccagtctatagactca encodes the following:
- the LOC125947222 gene encoding protein real-time-like; this translates as MFRQHLRWRQQFDVDSLLTEYQVPKVMREHFPGGILDCNPKGHPVWIINVGSVDIKGFLQVLAPAEICRHCVYLLELQEKIKRDASRKVTKANCYSRFICMFHAIHTP